A region from the Desulfoglaeba alkanexedens ALDC genome encodes:
- the panC gene encoding pantoate--beta-alanine ligase produces MRIIDSVREMQQQADDWRRQGRRIVLVPTMGFLHEGHLALMRKALTLGDVTVVSVFVNPTQFGPGEDFERYPRDPERDFRMIEEVGVDAVFCPSAEAMYPQGYQTFVEVTEVSGPLCGERRPGHFRGVATVVAKLFNIVKPHAAVFGEKDFQQLVVIRRMVGDLNMDVEVVGHPTVREADGLAMSSRNIYLSEDERRDALKLSQALKEAAELVDAGERRAEVILERVRDVLQSGRHIRIDYAELREPDSLRARSRIDGPTLLALAAHVGKARLIDNRVLNPA; encoded by the coding sequence GGCGACGGCAGGGTCGCCGGATCGTTCTTGTTCCCACCATGGGCTTTCTGCACGAAGGGCACCTGGCCCTGATGCGGAAGGCGTTGACACTGGGTGATGTGACGGTCGTGAGCGTCTTCGTCAACCCGACCCAGTTCGGTCCAGGCGAGGATTTCGAGCGGTATCCCAGGGACCCGGAGCGCGACTTCCGGATGATCGAGGAGGTCGGGGTTGATGCGGTTTTCTGCCCCAGCGCCGAGGCGATGTATCCGCAGGGGTACCAGACCTTCGTGGAGGTGACCGAGGTGAGCGGACCGCTTTGCGGCGAAAGACGCCCCGGTCATTTCCGCGGAGTGGCTACGGTGGTGGCGAAGCTTTTCAACATCGTGAAACCTCATGCAGCCGTTTTCGGCGAAAAGGACTTTCAGCAACTGGTGGTGATCCGGCGGATGGTGGGGGATCTCAATATGGACGTGGAGGTGGTGGGCCATCCCACCGTCCGCGAGGCGGATGGACTCGCCATGAGCAGCCGCAACATCTACCTGTCCGAAGACGAACGGCGGGATGCATTGAAGCTTTCGCAGGCTCTCAAAGAAGCCGCCGAGCTGGTCGATGCCGGCGAAAGACGCGCCGAGGTGATTCTAGAACGAGTGAGAGATGTCCTCCAGTCGGGCCGACATATCAGGATCGATTACGCGGAGTTGAGGGAACCGGACTCGCTCCGGGCGAGGTCCCGGATCGACGGGCCGACGCTCCTCGCCTTGGCCGCCCATGTGGGGAAGGCGAGGCTCATCGACAACCGCGTTCTGAATCCAGCCTGA
- the panD gene encoding aspartate 1-decarboxylase, with the protein MQRRMLKSKIHRARVTDANLDYEGSITIDERLMEAADILPFEQVKVYNISNGARFDTYAIPGPAGGGDMCLNGAAARLGTRGDLIIVATYADYDDAEARAYKPTIILVGPDNQLKTAAE; encoded by the coding sequence ATGCAACGGCGAATGCTCAAATCCAAGATCCACCGGGCTCGCGTGACCGACGCGAACCTGGACTACGAAGGCAGCATCACCATCGACGAGAGACTCATGGAGGCGGCCGACATCCTGCCTTTCGAGCAGGTGAAAGTGTACAACATTTCGAACGGAGCGCGCTTCGACACCTACGCGATTCCGGGGCCGGCCGGCGGGGGGGATATGTGCCTGAACGGGGCGGCGGCTCGATTGGGAACCCGGGGAGACCTGATCATCGTCGCGACGTACGCCGATTACGACGACGCCGAAGCCCGGGCGTACAAGCCTACAATCATCCTGGTGGGGCCGGACAATCAACTCAAAACGGCTGCGGAGTGA
- a CDS encoding DUF502 domain-containing protein, translated as MALFKSIKSRIKAYFVAGLLAVVPLSFTVYVISILLKHGDKVFNLLPERFNPRTYISYPIPGLGIAVVLVLILLTGVLVKNYVGGRIMDIGERIVYRIPLVRPVHSAVKQLLIAIFSQSDESFKRVVLVEYPRRGMYAIGFVTGVSTGEVQAVTDERVINIFLPTTPNPTSGFYLLVPERDTIALAMTVEDAFKLLISGGLVSPNADNADNADNAKKNRRNQVSMAQQP; from the coding sequence TTGGCTCTTTTCAAGTCCATAAAGAGCAGGATCAAGGCTTACTTCGTCGCGGGGCTGCTGGCCGTAGTCCCGCTTTCCTTCACGGTTTACGTGATTTCCATCCTGTTGAAGCACGGTGACAAGGTCTTCAACCTGCTTCCGGAACGCTTCAACCCGCGCACCTATATCTCTTATCCGATTCCCGGACTCGGAATCGCCGTGGTGCTCGTGTTGATCCTGCTCACCGGCGTTCTGGTCAAGAACTACGTGGGCGGGAGGATTATGGACATCGGCGAACGGATCGTCTACCGGATTCCCTTGGTCCGACCCGTTCACAGCGCGGTGAAGCAGCTGCTGATTGCGATTTTTTCGCAGTCGGACGAGAGCTTCAAGCGGGTGGTGCTGGTGGAATACCCGCGTCGCGGGATGTACGCCATCGGCTTCGTCACCGGGGTGTCCACGGGGGAGGTCCAGGCGGTCACCGATGAACGGGTGATCAACATCTTTCTTCCGACAACACCCAACCCCACCTCGGGCTTCTACCTGCTGGTGCCGGAAAGGGATACCATTGCGCTCGCCATGACGGTGGAAGACGCGTTCAAGCTGCTCATTTCGGGGGGGCTGGTGAGCCCCAACGCCGACAACGCCGACAACGCCGACAACGCCAAGAAGAACCGCCGGAACCAGGTGAGCATGGCTCAGCAACCCTAA
- the metK gene encoding methionine adenosyltransferase, whose amino-acid sequence MSMSSYLFSSESVTEGHPDKVADRISDSILDAIITEDKSARVACETLVTTGLAFVAGEITTSAWVDLPEVVRQTIRDIGYNDSSMGFDWETCAVITSIDKQSPDIAMGVNPGEGLFEEQGAGDQGIMFGFACDETPVLMPMPIYYAHRITRKLAEVRKNGVLKFLRPDGKSQVTIEYHDHRPVRVDTIVVAAQHSPDVTYKTIQEGIIEEVIKKVVPLELIDAKTRFFINTTGRFVVGGPMGDCGLTGRKIIVDTYGGQGSHGGGCFSGKDPSKVDRSASYMARYVAKNIVAAGLADRVEVQVAYSIGVAEPVSLMIDSYGTSKIPPDEIAKLVRKHFSFKPARMIQDLKLLRPIYKKTSCYGHFGRNDPDFTWEKIDKADDLREDAGKFGA is encoded by the coding sequence ATGTCCATGAGCAGTTACCTTTTCTCCTCGGAGTCCGTGACGGAGGGCCATCCCGACAAGGTTGCGGACCGCATTTCGGACAGCATTCTGGATGCCATCATCACCGAAGACAAGTCGGCGAGGGTGGCCTGCGAAACGCTGGTCACAACTGGTCTTGCCTTTGTGGCCGGGGAGATCACCACGTCGGCCTGGGTGGACCTTCCCGAAGTCGTTCGCCAAACGATCCGGGACATCGGTTACAACGATTCCTCCATGGGCTTCGACTGGGAGACCTGCGCGGTGATAACCAGCATCGACAAGCAGTCGCCGGATATCGCCATGGGAGTGAATCCCGGCGAGGGGCTCTTCGAGGAGCAGGGGGCGGGCGACCAGGGGATAATGTTCGGCTTCGCCTGCGACGAAACGCCGGTCCTCATGCCCATGCCTATCTATTACGCCCACCGGATCACGCGCAAATTGGCGGAAGTACGCAAAAACGGCGTGCTCAAGTTTCTCCGGCCGGACGGGAAAAGCCAGGTAACTATCGAGTACCATGATCATCGGCCCGTGCGCGTCGACACCATCGTGGTGGCGGCACAGCACTCGCCCGACGTTACCTACAAGACCATCCAGGAAGGCATCATCGAAGAGGTGATCAAGAAGGTGGTTCCCTTGGAGCTGATAGACGCAAAGACGCGCTTTTTCATCAATACCACGGGTCGGTTCGTGGTGGGTGGGCCTATGGGCGACTGCGGGCTTACCGGTCGCAAGATCATCGTCGACACCTACGGGGGGCAGGGGAGTCACGGCGGCGGGTGCTTTTCCGGCAAGGACCCCAGCAAGGTGGATCGGAGCGCTTCCTACATGGCCCGCTACGTGGCCAAGAACATCGTTGCGGCCGGACTGGCCGATCGAGTGGAAGTGCAGGTGGCCTACAGCATCGGGGTCGCCGAACCGGTATCGCTCATGATCGATTCCTACGGGACATCGAAAATTCCTCCCGACGAAATCGCCAAGTTGGTCCGGAAGCATTTCAGCTTCAAGCCCGCCCGGATGATCCAAGACCTGAAGCTTCTGCGCCCCATTTACAAGAAGACGTCGTGTTACGGGCATTTCGGCCGGAACGACCCGGATTTCACCTGGGAAAAGATCGACAAGGCGGACGATCTCAGGGAAGATGCCGGAAAGTTCGGCGCCTGA
- the ahcY gene encoding adenosylhomocysteinase — MDYHVKDEALAEKGKLRIEWAAQSMPVLRSIRERFEREKPLQGVRVAACLHVTTETAYLAQALKAGGAEIRVCASNPLSTQDDVAASLVVHDRIPVFAIKGEDKDTYYRHIHAALGHKPAITMDDGADLVSTLHSDRRDLLEGLIGGTEETTTGVIRLRSMAEKGVLRYPIIAVNDADTKHLFDNRYGTGQSTIDGIVRATNRLLAGSIFVVSGYGWCGRGVAMRAAGMGARVVVTEVDPLRALEAVMDGYQVLPMAEAAPIGDFFCTLTGDIHVIGREHFQAMKDGAIVCNSGHFNVEIDLETLASLAVSRRTIRDFVEEFRMEDGRRIYVLGEGRLINLAAAEGHPSSVMDMSFANQALCAEYMVKNAARLERRVYRVPEAIDREIARLKLESMNIAIDRLTPEQEKYLHSWEMGT, encoded by the coding sequence ATGGACTATCACGTCAAGGACGAGGCTCTGGCGGAGAAGGGCAAGCTTCGGATCGAATGGGCCGCTCAATCGATGCCGGTGTTGCGCTCGATACGAGAACGTTTCGAACGGGAAAAGCCGCTCCAGGGAGTGCGCGTTGCGGCCTGCCTGCACGTCACCACGGAAACTGCCTACCTGGCCCAGGCGCTCAAGGCGGGAGGCGCCGAGATCCGGGTCTGCGCTTCGAATCCGTTGAGCACCCAGGACGACGTGGCGGCGTCGCTGGTGGTTCACGACCGCATTCCGGTCTTTGCCATCAAGGGGGAGGACAAGGACACTTACTACCGGCACATCCATGCGGCCCTGGGTCACAAGCCCGCGATCACCATGGACGACGGAGCCGACCTGGTGAGCACCCTCCATTCCGACCGCCGGGACCTGCTGGAAGGACTGATCGGCGGAACCGAAGAGACGACCACGGGAGTGATCCGGCTTCGAAGCATGGCCGAGAAGGGGGTGTTGCGGTATCCCATCATTGCGGTCAACGACGCGGACACCAAGCACCTTTTCGACAACCGGTACGGAACGGGTCAGAGCACCATCGATGGAATCGTCCGGGCCACCAACCGGCTCCTTGCGGGATCCATTTTCGTGGTGAGCGGGTACGGGTGGTGCGGCCGAGGTGTCGCCATGCGGGCGGCGGGCATGGGTGCCCGGGTGGTGGTAACCGAAGTGGACCCGCTCCGGGCCCTGGAGGCCGTCATGGACGGCTACCAGGTGCTTCCCATGGCGGAAGCGGCCCCCATCGGCGACTTCTTCTGTACCCTCACGGGAGACATCCACGTCATTGGCCGGGAACACTTCCAAGCGATGAAAGACGGCGCCATCGTGTGCAATTCCGGCCACTTCAACGTGGAAATAGACCTTGAGACCCTGGCGTCGCTTGCCGTTTCACGGCGGACCATCCGCGATTTCGTGGAAGAATTCCGGATGGAAGACGGGCGCCGCATATACGTCCTGGGGGAAGGACGCCTCATCAACCTGGCCGCCGCCGAAGGGCATCCTTCCAGCGTCATGGACATGAGCTTCGCCAACCAGGCCCTTTGCGCCGAATACATGGTGAAAAACGCCGCGCGGCTGGAAAGGCGCGTGTACCGGGTGCCGGAAGCCATCGATCGGGAAATCGCCCGGCTCAAGTTGGAATCCATGAACATCGCCATCGACCGGCTCACCCCGGAACAGGAAAAGTACCTCCATTCCTGGGAAATGGGCACCTGA
- the mltA gene encoding murein transglycosylase A: MAFGTPRFLWILLWSMAAVVLLGACTREPAEEKLLPPGLEPLETREVPAFIDDLDRGSLEEALRRSLEYYERLPGDRILECGGLKIPAGRLKATVALFLELLAAGDLDREKLLEHFQVLAYRSREELETILVTGYYEPVIESRRHRDEVFRHPLYALPPDLVQVRLELFDPERFNNVRPPVGRLNGRYLVPYPTRSEIDWAGALSDCQCELAWLKDPVEAFFLHVQGSGMLVFPDGSRRRIGYAGSNGHPYRSIGKYLIETGSVPSDVMSLQAIRDFLHEHPERIQEVLSVNPGYVFFRWVDEGPLGSLSVPLTAGRSAALDPACYPKGIVGFLETEQPVLDDSGEVKGWAPLRRWVVNQDTGGAIKGPERLDLFFGSGEEAGRRAGRMKQSGKLVILLKK, encoded by the coding sequence ATGGCTTTCGGGACGCCACGGTTCCTCTGGATCCTGCTCTGGAGCATGGCGGCGGTGGTCCTTCTGGGGGCGTGTACCCGCGAACCCGCAGAAGAGAAGCTCCTTCCGCCCGGGCTCGAACCCCTGGAAACCCGGGAAGTTCCGGCATTCATCGACGACCTGGATCGAGGTTCCCTGGAAGAGGCTCTGCGCCGATCACTCGAATACTACGAGCGGCTTCCCGGGGACCGGATCCTGGAATGCGGCGGGCTGAAAATCCCCGCCGGGCGCCTGAAGGCGACCGTGGCGCTCTTCCTGGAACTGCTGGCGGCCGGAGACCTGGATCGCGAGAAACTTCTGGAACATTTCCAGGTGCTTGCCTATCGCTCGCGTGAAGAGTTGGAAACGATCCTGGTCACGGGTTACTATGAACCGGTCATTGAGAGCCGCCGGCACCGGGACGAGGTGTTCCGCCACCCGCTTTACGCGCTCCCCCCGGATCTTGTCCAGGTCCGACTTGAACTGTTCGATCCCGAACGCTTCAACAACGTGCGGCCGCCCGTGGGAAGGCTCAACGGACGCTACCTGGTTCCTTATCCCACCCGCTCCGAAATCGACTGGGCGGGAGCCCTGTCGGATTGCCAATGCGAGTTGGCCTGGCTCAAGGACCCCGTGGAAGCGTTTTTCCTCCACGTGCAGGGGTCCGGTATGCTGGTTTTTCCGGACGGCTCCAGGCGGCGGATCGGCTATGCGGGGTCCAACGGCCACCCATACCGAAGCATCGGAAAATATCTGATCGAAACCGGTTCCGTGCCGAGCGATGTCATGTCGCTCCAGGCCATCCGGGACTTTCTCCACGAGCACCCCGAACGAATTCAGGAAGTCCTTTCGGTGAATCCCGGTTACGTTTTTTTTCGTTGGGTGGACGAAGGGCCGTTGGGGAGCCTGAGTGTCCCGCTGACGGCGGGCCGGTCGGCGGCCCTCGACCCCGCGTGTTACCCCAAGGGGATCGTCGGCTTCCTGGAAACCGAACAGCCCGTGCTGGACGATTCGGGGGAAGTGAAGGGGTGGGCGCCGCTCAGGCGCTGGGTGGTGAACCAGGACACCGGCGGCGCCATCAAGGGACCGGAGCGCCTGGATCTCTTCTTCGGGTCGGGCGAAGAAGCGGGACGACGCGCCGGCCGCATGAAGCAATCCGGAAAGCTGGTGATTCTTCTAAAGAAATAG
- a CDS encoding DEAD/DEAH box helicase yields the protein MYTKTLDITVSESVRFPTQGVVPLLLNKIHERLVFTNPEYEVRHLRGEWLGNIAPQIHCLRKTGRHYIIPRGFLDQFLELCDRFQQPYRLIDRRRALEPVAMEFHGQLKDYQLEAAEGVLERDFATLVGGYKSGKTVIGLYTIAQRRQPTLILIPHLDLMEGWLTKIENFLQIPRKEVGLFIRGTHRRGDRITIAHTGEILRQWKALKERVGYVILDECQRCPSKVFTHLIPNFDSRYMLGLTNSTQRRDRLSQLIYIYLGDVVYSISEKDAREGRGVLRAQVIARTTDFDYPYESRADYPSMMKALMTDEARNRLIADDVEAEIREGNDPLVILTGGGEQDRQLGRELERRGISVVVQDPEAEEEVSAGDAGRVEPVSDRRPEEPPEHGAGGRKAILVTPKALAESSQKLSADVLFLAVPVYFRRGLTHAVRSLPRSGNGDTGTLPLRIYDYVDQKVGLFENYFRMRSYNYGAHPDALLGD from the coding sequence ATGTATACGAAGACACTGGATATCACCGTATCCGAATCCGTCAGATTTCCCACGCAGGGCGTCGTCCCCTTGCTGCTCAACAAGATCCACGAAAGGCTCGTGTTTACCAATCCGGAATACGAGGTGCGCCACCTTCGCGGCGAATGGCTGGGAAACATCGCCCCGCAAATCCATTGTCTCCGGAAGACGGGCCGACACTACATCATTCCTCGAGGGTTCCTGGATCAGTTCCTGGAGCTCTGCGACAGGTTTCAGCAGCCTTATCGCCTCATCGACAGGCGCCGGGCGCTGGAACCGGTGGCCATGGAGTTTCACGGGCAGCTGAAGGACTACCAGCTGGAGGCCGCCGAAGGGGTGCTGGAGCGGGATTTCGCCACGCTGGTCGGCGGCTACAAGAGCGGCAAGACGGTCATCGGCCTCTATACCATAGCTCAGAGGCGCCAGCCGACTCTGATCCTGATCCCCCACCTGGATCTCATGGAAGGCTGGCTGACCAAGATCGAAAACTTCCTCCAGATTCCCAGAAAGGAAGTGGGGCTTTTCATCCGCGGAACCCACAGGCGGGGAGACCGCATCACGATCGCTCATACGGGAGAAATACTCCGCCAATGGAAAGCCTTGAAGGAACGGGTGGGCTACGTGATCTTGGACGAATGTCAGCGCTGCCCGTCCAAGGTCTTCACGCACCTGATCCCCAATTTCGACAGCCGCTACATGCTGGGGCTGACGAATTCGACTCAGCGCCGGGACCGTCTTTCACAGCTCATTTACATCTACCTCGGGGACGTAGTGTACAGCATCAGCGAAAAGGATGCGCGGGAGGGCCGGGGGGTGCTCCGGGCCCAGGTGATCGCCCGCACCACCGACTTCGACTATCCGTACGAGTCCCGGGCGGATTACCCGTCCATGATGAAGGCGCTCATGACCGATGAGGCTCGCAATCGCTTGATTGCCGACGATGTGGAAGCGGAGATCCGGGAAGGCAACGACCCGCTGGTGATCCTAACCGGGGGCGGTGAACAGGACCGCCAGCTCGGCAGGGAATTGGAACGGCGGGGAATCTCCGTCGTCGTGCAGGACCCTGAAGCGGAAGAGGAGGTGTCCGCCGGTGACGCGGGGAGGGTGGAACCGGTTTCCGACCGCCGGCCGGAAGAGCCGCCGGAGCACGGCGCGGGGGGAAGGAAGGCGATCCTGGTAACGCCGAAAGCCCTTGCGGAGTCTTCGCAGAAGCTGTCGGCGGACGTCCTTTTCCTGGCGGTGCCGGTCTATTTCCGAAGGGGATTGACCCATGCGGTCCGAAGTCTTCCGAGAAGTGGAAACGGGGACACGGGCACGCTGCCTCTGCGCATCTACGATTACGTGGACCAGAAGGTCGGGCTCTTCGAAAACTATTTTCGAATGCGCAGCTACAACTACGGCGCTCACCCCGATGCTCTGCTTGGCGATTGA